A segment of the Aridibaculum aurantiacum genome:
GTTTATCGTTTAGAAGCTGCAGACCTGCTAAAGCTGAGTCTTTCTGCCAATCATTTAGAAGCCTTTCTTATTCTTGTTGCGCTTAGTCTCAACCTGCTCGACGACCTGAAGAAAGCTTTTGAAATAGACGGCTGGCAGTGGATGGAAAGAGTAGGAGGTGAAATGGAAAACAATATGACTGTAGCAGTGACTGTTCTACTTCTTTTTGCTGCATTTGTTTCTGTTGCTTATTCTTCATTCAGAACGGTTATTAAGTACTTCAATTTTACACTGCAAAGCGAACACAAAAAATGGAAGATCAGCTTTGGCTTGCTGAACCGTCAGCAGCGCATCATACCGCACAATAAAATACAGGTGTACAGCTGGCACACCAACTGGCTACGTTGCAAGATCAATTTTTGGATGCTCGATATAAAGACAATTGGAACATCTGCTTTGAAGGAAAAACAAAAGGTAAAGATCCCCTTAACAAATTTAGATGCCGCCATTGGTCTTGCTAATGTATACCAGCAGGCACCGGTGCTTGTACCAAGAGAAGGATTGATGATTGAGCCTGATTATTGGAAGCGCCGCACGTTGCTCATTGCATTACCGGTTACCCTGCTGTTAATGCTGATTGGTTACCTGGTGTTTGATTGGCACGGGCTATGGGCGGGGCTGTTGTTCTTCTATTTTGGCTATAGAAACTACCAGTGGTATCGCAACTTTAGATGGTATGCAAATGATGAAGGACTGCAACTATACAGCGGGCTGTGGGGCAGGCGGTATACGCTGCTTTGCTGGCGCAACGTGCAGCAGGTAAAACTCTTGGAGTCGCCCTACCAGAGGAAGCATGGTTTAGCTTCAGTGCAATTTAAAACTGCAGGAGGAGACGTAAATCTTCCTTTCATAAAACTGGAAGCTGCACAACAACTAGCTAACCTAGTTCTGTACCTGGTGGAGGATAAGAACGAGCCGTGGATGTGAGGGAGGTGTTAGGTGGTAGTTGTTAGGTGCGAGATGGGTGACTTTGGAGGGCCAGGCAGCTTTATATAAATTCCTCTGTTACTGGCACCGACAGCGATCTAGCTTTTGTAATTAACTC
Coding sequences within it:
- a CDS encoding PH domain-containing protein, whose amino-acid sequence is MEETTPFDQPDFAVPQRQSPAAIIIMMLRAALVMLKTFWPALLVILVRTNKVSEAPKLLIMIGALGVLTVGVALIRYFFYYFHVHNDNLVIRTGWIKKKTMSIPLKSMQAVHLEQNVWQQVFGVARVSFDSAGSEKVEAKIDALQMKKAEQLKQLLLSHAAGEPTAVEQQEVVQAPVYRLEAADLLKLSLSANHLEAFLILVALSLNLLDDLKKAFEIDGWQWMERVGGEMENNMTVAVTVLLLFAAFVSVAYSSFRTVIKYFNFTLQSEHKKWKISFGLLNRQQRIIPHNKIQVYSWHTNWLRCKINFWMLDIKTIGTSALKEKQKVKIPLTNLDAAIGLANVYQQAPVLVPREGLMIEPDYWKRRTLLIALPVTLLLMLIGYLVFDWHGLWAGLLFFYFGYRNYQWYRNFRWYANDEGLQLYSGLWGRRYTLLCWRNVQQVKLLESPYQRKHGLASVQFKTAGGDVNLPFIKLEAAQQLANLVLYLVEDKNEPWM